One genomic segment of Quadrisphaera sp. RL12-1S includes these proteins:
- a CDS encoding glycosyltransferase, with protein sequence MTAAPTTSTAAQRGASGAQGAVERVLQRVVLPLDGDQDVLPLYVDGQLMAAPRTDSTAAGPNAVQATVAAPGTAPTTDQVLGRTRFCVPVGERASFATYFNAFPASYWRRFSVVSVVRLSVRTTGSGTVVVYRSNAKGNVQRVSAVAVSSAGGPTTTTFDLPLKPFTDGGWYWFDLHAGADDLVLEEAAWTTSPTAPLTPEQAATKGSVVVTITTLNRPDYCSRLLRTLGEAVQPGGGLDGIVAEVVCTDQGTQLVSDDTEAFPDAQRLLGDKLTVIRQANLGGSGGFARGMYEGLQRGHDYVLLLDDDVMVEPEGIARGAAFADLAKTPTIVGGHMFSMYQRTLLNAWAEGVQRWKFWWGPSGASEPNHDLGMQNLRSTPWLHRRFDVDYNGWWMCLVPTSVIRQLGLSLPIFIKWDDAEYGLRAQDAGIPTASFPGMAVWHIPWTDKDDGIDWQAYYHARNRVVAALLHSPYPRGGNVVRELLVTQLKHLLSMQYSAAELRLMALEDVFSGPQDLHRDLPTKLPEIRALRAGYSDAVYKPEASDFPARKRKKPPRKGREAEVPQGRLAVLKAAAIGIVKQGRDVDALAKSNPQTAVAHQDARWWMLSQYDSALVSAADGTGMAWYRRDRGRFLDLVRRSTALHERLAREWPELAAQYRAAMPDLVSPESWARTFQGTPVSGQPADPAKR encoded by the coding sequence GTGACCGCGGCACCCACGACGTCGACCGCGGCGCAGCGCGGCGCCTCCGGCGCGCAGGGCGCCGTCGAGCGCGTCCTGCAGCGCGTGGTGCTCCCGCTCGACGGGGACCAGGACGTGCTGCCCCTGTACGTCGACGGCCAGCTCATGGCCGCGCCGCGCACCGACAGCACGGCGGCCGGCCCGAACGCCGTGCAGGCCACGGTCGCCGCGCCGGGCACCGCGCCCACCACCGACCAGGTGCTGGGTCGCACGCGCTTCTGCGTGCCGGTGGGGGAGCGGGCCTCGTTCGCCACCTACTTCAACGCCTTCCCCGCCAGCTACTGGCGGCGGTTCAGCGTGGTGTCGGTGGTCCGCCTCTCGGTGCGCACCACCGGCTCGGGCACCGTGGTGGTGTACCGGTCCAACGCCAAGGGCAACGTCCAGCGCGTCTCCGCGGTGGCCGTGAGCTCCGCCGGCGGCCCCACCACCACCACGTTCGACCTGCCGCTCAAGCCGTTCACCGACGGCGGCTGGTACTGGTTCGACCTGCACGCCGGCGCCGACGACCTGGTGCTGGAGGAGGCGGCGTGGACCACGTCGCCCACGGCGCCGCTCACGCCCGAGCAGGCCGCGACGAAGGGCAGCGTGGTGGTCACCATCACCACGCTCAACCGCCCCGACTACTGCTCGCGCCTGCTGCGCACCCTCGGCGAGGCCGTGCAGCCCGGTGGCGGCCTGGACGGGATCGTCGCCGAGGTGGTCTGCACCGACCAGGGCACCCAGCTCGTCTCCGACGACACCGAGGCGTTCCCCGACGCGCAGCGCCTGCTCGGCGACAAGCTCACCGTGATCCGGCAGGCCAACCTCGGCGGCTCCGGCGGGTTCGCCCGCGGCATGTACGAGGGCCTGCAGCGCGGCCACGACTACGTGCTCCTCCTCGACGACGACGTCATGGTGGAGCCGGAGGGCATCGCCCGCGGCGCCGCCTTCGCCGACCTCGCCAAGACGCCCACCATCGTGGGCGGCCACATGTTCTCGATGTACCAGCGCACGCTGCTCAACGCGTGGGCCGAGGGCGTGCAGCGGTGGAAGTTCTGGTGGGGCCCGTCGGGCGCCTCCGAGCCCAACCACGACCTCGGCATGCAGAACCTGCGGTCCACGCCGTGGCTGCACCGCCGCTTCGACGTCGACTACAACGGCTGGTGGATGTGCCTCGTGCCCACCTCCGTCATCCGCCAGCTGGGCCTGTCCCTGCCGATCTTCATCAAGTGGGACGACGCCGAGTACGGCCTGCGCGCGCAGGACGCCGGCATCCCCACCGCCTCCTTCCCCGGGATGGCCGTGTGGCACATCCCGTGGACGGACAAGGACGACGGCATCGACTGGCAGGCCTACTACCACGCGCGCAACCGCGTGGTCGCCGCGCTGCTGCACTCCCCGTACCCGCGCGGCGGCAACGTGGTGCGCGAGCTGCTGGTGACCCAGCTCAAGCACCTGCTGTCCATGCAGTACTCCGCGGCCGAGCTGCGCCTGATGGCCCTGGAGGACGTCTTCTCCGGCCCGCAGGACCTGCACCGGGACCTCCCGACGAAGCTGCCGGAGATCCGCGCCCTGCGCGCGGGCTACTCCGACGCCGTCTACAAGCCCGAGGCCAGCGACTTCCCGGCCCGCAAGCGCAAGAAGCCGCCGCGCAAGGGCCGCGAGGCCGAGGTGCCCCAGGGCCGTCTCGCGGTGCTCAAGGCCGCGGCGATCGGCATCGTCAAGCAGGGCCGCGACGTCGACGCCCTGGCCAAGAGCAACCCGCAGACCGCGGTCGCCCACCAGGACGCCCGCTGGTGGATGCTCAGCCAGTACGACTCCGCGCTCGTGTCCGCCGCCGACGGCACCGGCATGGCCTGGTACCGCCGCGACCGGGGCCGCTTCCTCGACCTCGTGCGCCGCAGCACCGCGCTGCACGAGCGCCTGGCCCGCGAGTGGCCCGAGCTGGCGGCGCAGTACCGCGCGGCCATGCCCGACCTGGTCTCCCCGGAGAGCTGGGCGCGGACCTTCCAGGGCACGCCCGTCAGCGGCCAGCCGGCCGACCCCGCGAAGCGGTGA
- a CDS encoding ArnT family glycosyltransferase, translated as MSTATPTRPSAGPPSGPPAAATRSGRRVRPADGDPAWTRPALWVLLAGTALLYLWDLGASGTANSYYAAAVQAGTQSWKALLFGSLDAGNAITVDKPPAALWVMALSGRVFGFSSWSMLAPQALMGVASVALVHAAVRRTSGRVAGLLAGLVLALTPAAALIFRFNNPDALLVLLMTLGAYAVVRALEGARTRWLVLAGAALGFAFLTKMGQAFLVLPAFSLAYLLFAPTGLGRRVRQLLLAGVALVVSAGWYLALVELWPASSRPYIGGSSDNSLLQLALEYNGLGRLFGGDGNGGGGGGAAGASSGATGTSFGGAASPWRLFSNEFGNEISWLLPAALVALVAGLWLTRRAVRTDAVRASLVLWGGWLLVTGAVLSAMSGTVHPYYTVALAPAIAALVGTGAAAAWRARTAVSGHVALLALVVSAAVWSFVLLGRTSSWYPALRWAVLAVALAAVLALVASAVGGPQLRRAVSVAVLAGVLSGVAGAGAFSVATAATTHAGSIPSVGPAAAAQAAGGMGGFPSGQRTTSGGTSAQAPDSTTTTGGDASAAASSSSSAAADGARAGGQGGPGAGGEQGATNSELVALLEASSGYRWAAATTGAQSAASLELASGTSVIGIGGFTGSDEAPTLAQFQAAVAAGEVHYFIAGGGMGGTGGMGGMGGRGGEDGTTSAASQISAWVEAHFTASTVGGTTVYDLTASAG; from the coding sequence GTGAGCACTGCCACGCCCACCCGTCCCAGCGCCGGCCCGCCCTCGGGCCCGCCGGCCGCCGCCACCCGGTCCGGGCGGCGCGTCCGCCCGGCGGACGGCGACCCCGCCTGGACCCGGCCCGCCCTGTGGGTCCTCCTGGCCGGCACGGCCCTGCTGTACCTCTGGGACCTCGGCGCCTCCGGCACCGCCAACAGCTACTACGCCGCCGCCGTCCAGGCCGGCACGCAGAGCTGGAAGGCGCTGCTGTTCGGCTCCCTGGACGCCGGCAACGCCATCACGGTGGACAAGCCGCCCGCAGCGCTGTGGGTGATGGCCCTGTCGGGCCGCGTCTTCGGCTTCAGCAGCTGGAGCATGCTCGCGCCGCAGGCGCTCATGGGCGTCGCGTCCGTGGCCCTGGTGCACGCCGCCGTGCGCCGCACCTCGGGCCGCGTCGCGGGGCTCCTCGCGGGCCTCGTGCTGGCGCTCACCCCCGCCGCCGCGCTGATCTTCCGGTTCAACAACCCCGACGCCCTGCTCGTCCTGCTCATGACGCTCGGCGCGTACGCGGTGGTCCGGGCCCTCGAGGGGGCGCGCACCCGCTGGCTCGTGCTGGCCGGGGCGGCCCTCGGGTTCGCGTTCCTGACCAAGATGGGCCAGGCGTTCCTCGTGCTGCCGGCGTTCTCGCTGGCCTACCTGCTCTTCGCCCCCACGGGCCTGGGGCGCCGGGTGCGGCAGCTGCTGCTCGCCGGGGTCGCCCTGGTGGTCTCCGCCGGCTGGTACCTGGCGCTGGTGGAGCTGTGGCCGGCCTCGTCCCGCCCGTACATCGGCGGCTCCAGCGACAACAGCCTGCTGCAGCTGGCCCTGGAGTACAACGGCCTCGGCCGCCTCTTCGGCGGTGACGGCAACGGCGGCGGTGGCGGCGGTGCGGCCGGCGCGTCCTCGGGCGCCACCGGCACCAGCTTCGGCGGCGCCGCCAGCCCCTGGCGCCTGTTCAGCAACGAGTTCGGCAACGAGATCTCCTGGCTGCTCCCCGCGGCGCTCGTGGCGCTGGTGGCCGGCCTGTGGCTGACCCGTCGGGCGGTCCGCACCGACGCCGTGAGGGCCTCGCTGGTGCTGTGGGGCGGCTGGCTGCTGGTCACCGGCGCCGTCCTCAGCGCCATGAGCGGCACCGTGCACCCGTACTACACCGTGGCGCTGGCCCCGGCGATCGCCGCGCTGGTGGGCACCGGCGCGGCCGCCGCGTGGCGGGCGAGGACGGCGGTCAGCGGCCACGTGGCCCTGCTCGCCCTGGTGGTGTCCGCGGCCGTGTGGTCGTTCGTGCTGCTGGGCCGCACCTCCTCCTGGTACCCGGCGCTGCGCTGGGCCGTGCTGGCGGTGGCGCTCGCCGCGGTGCTCGCCCTGGTGGCCAGCGCCGTCGGCGGTCCGCAGCTGCGGCGCGCGGTGTCGGTGGCGGTGCTCGCGGGAGTCCTGTCGGGGGTGGCCGGGGCCGGGGCGTTCTCCGTGGCGACCGCCGCCACCACGCACGCCGGCAGCATCCCCAGCGTCGGTCCGGCCGCGGCGGCCCAGGCCGCCGGCGGCATGGGCGGCTTCCCGTCCGGCCAGCGCACCACCTCGGGCGGCACGTCGGCGCAGGCGCCGGACAGCACGACGACGACGGGCGGGGACGCGTCCGCCGCTGCGTCGTCGTCGTCCTCCGCCGCCGCCGACGGTGCGCGGGCCGGCGGCCAGGGCGGGCCCGGAGCCGGGGGCGAGCAGGGGGCCACGAACAGCGAGCTGGTGGCGCTGCTGGAGGCGTCCTCGGGCTACCGCTGGGCCGCGGCGACCACCGGGGCGCAGTCCGCGGCGTCGCTGGAGCTGGCCAGCGGCACCTCGGTGATCGGCATCGGCGGCTTCACCGGCAGCGACGAGGCCCCCACCCTCGCGCAGTTCCAGGCGGCGGTGGCGGCCGGTGAGGTGCACTACTTCATCGCCGGCGGCGGCATGGGCGGCACGGGCGGCATGGGTGGCATGGGTGGACGCGGCGGCGAGGACGGCACCACCTCCGCGGCCAGCCAGATCAGCGCCTGGGTGGAGGCGCACTTCACGGCCAGCACGGTCGGGGGGACCACCGTCTACGACCTGACGGCGTCGGCCGGCTGA
- a CDS encoding ABC transporter permease: MSAPTSLVDQPWTEPGRGAGLLDVVRRRYLLKLLVRKELRVRYRGSVLGLAWSYVKPGVQYLVYFLALGVFLKQSRAIEDFPVYLFSGLVVVNVFTEAFGNATRAVVWNAPLVKKIFLPRELFPVASVWVAGVHFVPQLVVLLVGAVVSGWRPEVLPLLGAVLATLIIAALATGLGLLFGSLNVVFRDMENFVDLANMVVVWLSPVLYRWDQVASAVPSWLATLYQLNPVTVAVELYHYAFWWPATTDTPASALPPDLLVNSLVAVVIAAAVLVAGQLVFRRVEGRFAIDL; this comes from the coding sequence GTGAGCGCGCCCACCTCGCTCGTCGACCAGCCCTGGACCGAACCGGGGCGGGGCGCCGGGCTGCTGGACGTGGTCCGCCGCCGCTACCTGCTCAAGCTGCTGGTCCGCAAGGAGCTGCGGGTCCGCTACCGCGGGTCGGTGCTCGGGCTGGCGTGGAGCTACGTCAAGCCCGGCGTCCAGTACCTGGTGTACTTCCTCGCGCTCGGGGTCTTCCTCAAGCAGTCCCGCGCCATCGAGGACTTCCCGGTCTACCTGTTCTCCGGGCTCGTGGTGGTCAACGTCTTCACCGAGGCGTTCGGCAACGCGACCCGGGCGGTGGTCTGGAACGCCCCGCTCGTCAAGAAGATCTTCCTGCCGCGCGAGCTGTTCCCGGTGGCCAGCGTCTGGGTGGCCGGCGTGCACTTCGTGCCGCAGCTGGTGGTGCTGCTCGTCGGCGCCGTCGTCTCCGGGTGGCGCCCGGAGGTGCTGCCGCTGCTGGGAGCGGTGCTCGCCACGCTCATCATCGCGGCGCTGGCCACCGGCCTCGGGCTCCTGTTCGGCTCCCTCAACGTCGTCTTCCGCGACATGGAGAACTTCGTCGACCTCGCCAACATGGTGGTGGTCTGGCTCTCCCCGGTGCTCTACCGCTGGGACCAGGTGGCCTCGGCCGTGCCGTCGTGGCTGGCGACGCTGTACCAGCTGAACCCCGTCACCGTGGCCGTCGAGCTGTACCACTACGCGTTCTGGTGGCCCGCCACCACGGACACCCCCGCCTCGGCGCTGCCCCCCGACCTCCTGGTGAACTCGCTCGTGGCCGTGGTCATCGCCGCCGCGGTGCTGGTGGCCGGCCAGCTGGTCTTCCGGCGCGTCGAGGGCCGCTTCGCCATCGACCTGTGA
- a CDS encoding ABC transporter ATP-binding protein: protein MTSMSTTSSAPRTAGPNARIVVDDVRMQFVLRHNRSLKELAMAMVRGKDLGNTFMALDGVSLQVDSGETVALLGHNGSGKSTLLKLISGVMHPTSGSVRLRGRIAGLIEVGAGFHPDLTGRENVYLNGAILGMDEASIRARFDEIVAFSEIERFIDTEVKHYSSGMFLRLAFSVAVHTDPEIFLIDEILSVGDEPFQRKCLDRIRELKDEGRTLVVVSHDLGMVSDLCSRGIVLQHGNQVFDGSAADAVAHLRSL, encoded by the coding sequence ATGACCTCGATGAGCACCACGTCCAGCGCCCCGCGCACGGCCGGGCCGAACGCCCGCATCGTCGTCGACGACGTCCGCATGCAGTTCGTGCTGCGCCACAACCGCTCCCTCAAGGAGCTGGCGATGGCGATGGTCCGCGGCAAGGACCTCGGCAACACGTTCATGGCCCTGGACGGCGTCTCGCTCCAGGTCGACTCCGGCGAGACCGTCGCGCTGCTCGGCCACAACGGGTCCGGCAAGTCGACGCTGCTCAAGCTCATCTCCGGCGTCATGCACCCGACGTCGGGCTCGGTGCGCCTGCGCGGCCGGATCGCCGGCCTCATCGAGGTGGGCGCCGGGTTCCACCCCGACCTCACCGGCCGGGAGAACGTCTACCTCAACGGCGCGATCCTCGGCATGGACGAGGCGTCCATCCGCGCCCGGTTCGACGAGATCGTCGCGTTCAGCGAGATCGAGAGGTTCATCGACACCGAGGTCAAGCACTACTCCTCGGGCATGTTCCTGCGGCTGGCGTTCTCCGTGGCGGTGCACACCGACCCGGAGATCTTCCTCATCGACGAGATCCTCTCGGTGGGTGACGAGCCGTTCCAGCGCAAGTGCCTCGACCGCATCCGCGAGCTCAAGGACGAGGGCCGCACGCTCGTCGTCGTCTCCCACGACCTGGGCATGGTCTCCGACCTGTGCTCGCGCGGGATCGTCCTGCAGCACGGCAACCAGGTCTTCGACGGCTCCGCCGCCGACGCGGTCGCGCACCTGCGCTCCCTCTGA
- the glf gene encoding UDP-galactopyranose mutase — translation MNADLVVVGSGFYGLTVAQRCAEELGLEVLVIDRRSHIGGNAYSEFEPETGVEVHRYGAHLFHTSNERVWQHVNRFTSFTSYVHKVYSTYKGEVYPLPINLGTINQFFRSAHSPDAARALVAEQASEIETAEASNLEEKAISLIGRPLYEAFIKDYTAKQWQTDPRDLPAEVIARLPVRYTYDNRYFNDTHEGLPTKGYTAWLENLADHPKITVQLDTDFLDLSQPLNKRDVVGQVPVIYTGPVDEYFDNTEGPLSWRTLDFEQEVLPTRDFQGCPVMNYAGDEVPYTRIHEFRHFHPEREAEHSQDKTVIMREYSRFADKGDEPYYPVNTAEDRQRLLAYRDLAKGEAGTIFGGRLGTYKYLDMHMAIGAALSTFDNKLVPHFTKGEAFASGGVDA, via the coding sequence GTGAACGCAGATCTGGTGGTCGTGGGCTCCGGCTTCTACGGCCTGACCGTGGCCCAGCGGTGTGCCGAGGAGCTCGGCCTGGAGGTGCTGGTCATCGACCGGCGCTCGCACATCGGCGGCAACGCCTACAGCGAGTTCGAGCCGGAGACCGGCGTGGAGGTGCACCGCTACGGCGCGCACCTGTTCCACACCAGCAACGAGCGGGTGTGGCAGCACGTCAACCGGTTCACCAGCTTCACGAGCTACGTCCACAAGGTCTACTCGACCTACAAGGGCGAGGTGTACCCGCTGCCGATCAACCTCGGCACCATCAACCAGTTCTTCCGCTCCGCGCACAGCCCCGACGCCGCCCGCGCGCTGGTGGCCGAGCAGGCCAGCGAGATCGAGACCGCCGAGGCGTCCAACCTCGAGGAGAAGGCGATCTCCCTCATCGGGCGCCCGCTGTACGAGGCGTTCATCAAGGACTACACCGCCAAGCAGTGGCAGACCGACCCTCGCGACCTGCCCGCCGAGGTCATCGCCCGGCTGCCGGTCCGCTACACCTACGACAACCGGTACTTCAACGACACGCACGAGGGCCTGCCGACCAAGGGCTACACGGCGTGGCTGGAGAACCTCGCGGACCACCCGAAGATCACGGTCCAGCTCGACACCGACTTCCTCGACCTGAGCCAGCCGCTCAACAAGCGCGACGTCGTGGGCCAGGTGCCGGTCATCTACACCGGCCCGGTGGACGAGTACTTCGACAACACCGAGGGCCCGCTCAGCTGGCGCACGCTCGACTTCGAGCAGGAGGTCCTGCCCACGCGCGACTTCCAGGGCTGCCCGGTCATGAACTACGCCGGTGACGAGGTTCCCTACACGCGCATCCACGAGTTCCGGCACTTCCACCCCGAGCGCGAGGCCGAGCACTCCCAGGACAAGACCGTGATCATGCGGGAGTACTCGCGCTTCGCCGACAAGGGCGACGAGCCGTACTACCCGGTCAACACCGCCGAGGACCGCCAGCGCCTGCTGGCCTACCGCGACCTCGCCAAGGGCGAGGCCGGCACGATCTTCGGCGGTCGCCTGGGCACCTACAAGTACCTGGACATGCACATGGCCATCGGCGCGGCGCTGAGCACCTTCGACAACAAGCTCGTCCCGCACTTCACGAAGGGCGAGGCCTTCGCCTCCGGCGGGGTGGACGCGTGA
- a CDS encoding arabinosyltransferase domain-containing protein encodes MAQAVGVPERPEAGGSAGESAKVPAAAAAAPREDAPSGASRRRDLLLPVLALLGLLALVCAAALPLAPVQHERPVVSWPRDPSAPVSSSLLLAAQTPSAMRVEANCAAARAAGQTADGVLFSTERPDVARATQKALLWEVRDGRAVLSFRGAAVADTALPTSGDCELVADLRDQRLVVTLDGQQVGERSRTYPRVDSLVTDVTSATQGTGQRLQVQVAVDDEFASSPTPLKLVLVGLLVASGLLLLGGVWLLDRRGRPVRAGPAGAGGGAGGEAELALPRRRASLRPVSVHVLVIAGLALWTALAPMTDDDGYYAAMSRNVPSSGFVGQYYQLYDQSFVPLTWPWYALSWWEQLGSGPLFLRVPALLFCIVTWFGLRRALDLVLPLVPAWRRGGPTSDGRDGARHSAVWLLAVAYSAAAAPFVMGVRPEGIPAALSIWVLVGVLTALRSRRLLPLAVAVVLAAFACASHPTGLVAVAPLVAFLPRVWALVSPGAAAGVGRVAGWVRALAVIAPGATASAAGFADGTLFDYQEGRRVFTAIEEPLRWTDEYVRYGFLLNPNIPMGAYAKRTAVLVGLLAVLCALLLTAAARRRSPSSSPTERTGTSAASRRASPPVPAELAALGVTGLLAYLALWVTPSKWTHHFGSLSGLLPLLVVVLVLVGPGLAARVWPRTALAPRLGLLVAVVAVAALSFRGPNLWPYNWVLGLPFQGDNAVARGPLSSPVLWALGAAVVVVLVWLLQRRRRGRTPAESSAEGSAGDTPLAEGAQERPDVLVVGAAVTAVVALGLTTALLGSTFAASAVRTWDTYSPGAEYLRDPLNRRCDAASAVQVADPARSTALAAVPGAAGRAEDEGFVSQGGWWNGDPLPGTAGQGPFTQVWGSLNADGDAGTGQLTTGWYDLASRPQDQYVTITVAGSLEQGNELQVEYGRTAADGSVQVVSTHAVDDGIPTSPEWRSVRLLRPGQDAAGGADAVRLVARDASGGTGGWLAVSAPVAQPAVVLADWIPRDAVTLVSWQFTYLFSCARQPTIRDGVVERPAYAVLWGRQALEGTNDSIWQYSRGGIAAPLPDAATLYEPVSEFRYPSARDVVGQWGQVVQLRYPYAAAAYDLTLEPETAPGWQGPTVPDLG; translated from the coding sequence GTGGCACAGGCAGTGGGGGTTCCCGAGCGTCCGGAGGCGGGTGGCTCCGCCGGCGAGTCCGCGAAGGTCCCGGCGGCGGCCGCGGCAGCACCCCGGGAGGACGCCCCGAGCGGCGCCTCCCGTCGCCGCGACCTGCTGCTCCCCGTCCTGGCGCTGCTCGGGCTCCTCGCCCTCGTGTGCGCCGCCGCCCTGCCCCTGGCACCCGTCCAGCACGAGCGCCCGGTGGTCTCCTGGCCGAGGGACCCCTCGGCACCGGTGAGCAGCAGCCTCCTGCTGGCGGCGCAGACCCCGTCCGCGATGCGGGTGGAGGCCAACTGCGCCGCGGCCCGCGCCGCCGGCCAGACCGCTGACGGCGTGCTCTTCTCCACCGAGCGCCCCGACGTGGCCCGGGCCACGCAGAAGGCGCTGCTGTGGGAGGTCCGCGACGGGCGCGCGGTGCTCTCGTTCCGCGGCGCCGCGGTGGCGGACACCGCGCTGCCCACCAGCGGGGACTGCGAGCTGGTCGCTGACCTGCGCGACCAGCGCCTCGTGGTGACCCTCGACGGGCAGCAGGTCGGCGAGCGCTCGCGCACGTACCCCCGCGTCGACTCCCTGGTCACGGACGTGACCTCCGCGACGCAGGGCACCGGGCAGCGGCTGCAGGTGCAGGTGGCGGTGGACGACGAGTTCGCCAGCTCCCCCACGCCGCTCAAGCTGGTGCTGGTCGGCCTGCTCGTGGCCAGCGGCCTGCTGCTGCTGGGCGGCGTGTGGCTGCTCGACCGGCGCGGGCGCCCGGTGCGCGCCGGTCCGGCCGGTGCGGGTGGCGGTGCGGGTGGTGAGGCCGAGCTCGCGCTGCCGCGCCGCCGGGCGTCGCTGCGCCCGGTGTCCGTGCACGTCCTCGTCATCGCCGGGCTCGCGCTGTGGACGGCGCTCGCGCCGATGACCGACGACGACGGCTACTACGCCGCCATGTCCCGCAACGTGCCCTCCAGCGGGTTCGTCGGGCAGTACTACCAGCTGTACGACCAGTCGTTCGTGCCGCTGACGTGGCCCTGGTACGCCCTGTCGTGGTGGGAGCAGCTGGGCAGCGGCCCGCTGTTCCTGCGCGTCCCGGCGCTGCTCTTCTGCATCGTCACCTGGTTCGGCCTGCGCCGGGCCCTCGACCTCGTGCTGCCCCTGGTGCCGGCGTGGCGGCGCGGCGGGCCGACCTCCGACGGCCGGGACGGCGCCCGCCACAGCGCGGTCTGGCTGCTCGCGGTGGCGTACTCGGCGGCCGCCGCGCCGTTCGTCATGGGCGTGCGGCCCGAGGGGATCCCCGCGGCGCTGTCCATCTGGGTGCTGGTGGGCGTGCTGACGGCGCTGCGCTCGCGCCGCCTGCTGCCGCTGGCCGTGGCCGTGGTGCTCGCGGCCTTCGCGTGCGCCTCCCACCCGACGGGCCTGGTGGCGGTGGCCCCCCTGGTGGCGTTCCTGCCGCGCGTGTGGGCGCTGGTCAGCCCGGGGGCCGCGGCGGGGGTGGGCCGGGTGGCCGGCTGGGTGCGGGCGCTGGCCGTCATCGCCCCCGGCGCCACGGCCAGCGCCGCCGGCTTCGCCGACGGCACGCTCTTCGACTACCAGGAGGGCCGCAGGGTCTTCACGGCCATCGAGGAGCCGCTGCGCTGGACCGACGAGTACGTCCGGTACGGCTTCCTGCTCAACCCGAACATCCCCATGGGCGCCTACGCCAAGCGCACCGCGGTGCTCGTGGGGCTGCTGGCGGTGCTGTGCGCGCTCCTGCTCACGGCCGCCGCACGGCGGCGCAGCCCCAGCTCCAGCCCCACCGAGCGCACCGGCACCTCCGCCGCCTCCCGCCGGGCGTCCCCGCCGGTGCCCGCCGAGCTCGCGGCGCTCGGCGTCACGGGCCTGCTGGCCTACCTCGCGCTGTGGGTCACGCCGAGCAAGTGGACGCACCACTTCGGCAGCCTGTCGGGGCTGCTCCCGCTCCTCGTGGTGGTGCTCGTCCTGGTCGGCCCCGGCCTGGCGGCACGGGTGTGGCCGCGCACGGCGCTCGCACCGCGGCTGGGGCTCCTCGTGGCCGTGGTGGCGGTGGCGGCGCTGTCGTTCCGCGGTCCCAACCTGTGGCCGTACAACTGGGTGCTCGGGCTGCCGTTCCAGGGCGACAACGCCGTCGCCCGGGGGCCGCTGAGCTCACCCGTGCTGTGGGCGCTGGGCGCCGCCGTCGTCGTCGTCCTCGTGTGGCTGCTGCAGCGCCGGCGCCGCGGGCGGACGCCCGCGGAGAGCTCTGCGGAGGGCTCCGCGGGGGACACCCCGCTCGCCGAGGGGGCGCAGGAGCGGCCCGACGTCCTCGTGGTGGGGGCGGCCGTCACCGCCGTGGTGGCCCTGGGCCTGACCACGGCCCTGCTGGGCAGCACGTTCGCGGCGTCCGCGGTGCGCACCTGGGACACGTACTCCCCCGGTGCGGAGTACCTGCGGGACCCGCTGAACCGGCGCTGCGACGCCGCCTCCGCGGTCCAGGTGGCGGACCCGGCGCGGTCCACCGCCCTGGCCGCCGTGCCCGGCGCCGCCGGGCGCGCCGAGGACGAGGGCTTCGTGTCCCAGGGCGGCTGGTGGAACGGCGACCCGCTGCCCGGCACCGCCGGCCAGGGCCCCTTCACCCAGGTGTGGGGCAGCCTCAACGCGGACGGTGACGCGGGCACCGGCCAGCTGACCACCGGCTGGTACGACCTGGCCTCGCGCCCGCAGGACCAGTACGTGACCATCACGGTGGCCGGCAGCCTGGAGCAGGGCAACGAGCTGCAGGTGGAGTACGGCAGGACCGCCGCCGACGGGTCCGTGCAGGTGGTGAGCACCCACGCGGTCGACGACGGCATCCCGACCTCCCCCGAGTGGCGCTCCGTGCGGCTGCTGCGCCCCGGCCAGGACGCCGCCGGCGGCGCCGACGCGGTGCGGCTGGTGGCCCGGGACGCCTCCGGCGGCACGGGCGGGTGGCTGGCGGTCTCGGCTCCCGTGGCGCAGCCCGCGGTGGTGCTGGCCGACTGGATCCCGCGGGACGCGGTGACCCTGGTCTCCTGGCAGTTCACGTACCTGTTCAGCTGCGCCCGCCAGCCCACCATCCGCGACGGCGTCGTGGAGCGGCCCGCCTACGCCGTCCTGTGGGGCCGGCAGGCCCTGGAGGGCACCAACGACTCGATCTGGCAGTACTCCCGCGGCGGCATCGCCGCGCCGCTGCCGGACGCCGCCACCCTGTACGAGCCGGTCAGCGAGTTCCGCTACCCGAGCGCCCGCGACGTGGTCGGCCAGTGGGGGCAGGTGGTCCAGCTGCGCTACCCGTACGCGGCGGCCGCGTACGACCTCACCCTGGAGCCGGAGACGGCGCCGGGCTGGCAGGGCCCGACGGTGCCCGACCTCGGCTGA